The window cacGTTACGGAGTCGGTCCCGactactaagtacttatttacttaagtatattacgtagtcgttacacgagccatgtcagggacctttggaggctcaatagtaaccctgacacgagggttggtgaggtcggtcattgatcttacaacccacacgagagaaggctGATTGGGGTAGGCAGTGCCTCAAATTGTCAAAGTAGTTTTGTTAGCAAAGAATCTTAATATTGAATGAATGCGGCTAGTCggtatcattttactttttcggacaatcaggtgtttcatctgcaatgtccttaccaaacaaaggacagtctcacaaagaaatttcgacaatgtcccaatcgggaatcgaacctacaatacggctcaccacctatcaggttggtctaacagagcgCTCGGCAAGGtgcggatacttagttcatcttgcgatggatgtacctctgtataCTCCaattgtgagtttatgttatgttaggaatcgaacctggatcgtcagatcgtgagtccagcgGTCATACCATTCATTAGTATCTGTAAGGAGCCATAGTTTGTAGCTGACCCCTTTACACGGCACGGCACATCATATTGCAAGAGTCCGGTTTCCTTGAAACTAAATTATGTGATACTTTTTACTCCATTAGCAATAATGGCTGCTAATGGAGTAAATGGACCAATAGAGGGAGGTATAATTGGGTCCTCTGATGATGTTTATTAGTGTTTGACACATAAGGACAATGAGGAAGGTCCCTCAAAGAATGTACAATAAGTTAACATAAGTAACAAAAATATCGCTTAAATAAAGACaaacattaacagcctccgtggtctagtggttagagcgttaggctcacgatctggaggtccgggttcgattcccgatggggacattgtcgaaatcactttgtgagactgtcctttgtttggtaaggacttttcaggcttgattcacctgattgtccgaaaaagtaaaatgattccgtgcttcggaaggcacgttaagccgttggtcccggctattagctgtaaaaacacctccaccaacccgcagtggagcagcgtggtggagtatgctccataccccctccggttgattgaggggaggcctctgcccagcagtgggacgtatataggctgtttatgaaagacaaacatacataacgcctgtttccctttggggtaggcagagacaacAGCATTCAACATAATAGACCCTGAttcaccactttcgcttcttctttctcttataagaaataaatcaaaGAAAACTAAGGATACGCCTCTTAGATTTTACTTATCTAACAGTAGTATCTAAGTAGGTaaagtcagaagcaaatagtgacagtcaaggtatacatatagttagcaacatccagaatgtctAATAATTAGGGACGTATTGATAATAACACTCTAAatgaccaaaaacatcggcacaacctgcgtgttcaaaaagttggcaacaaccGAATCCTCCACATATTTTTGAACACCTTGACTGCTTGGATACCATTTGCGCAGTGAGTGTTGTCATATTTATGACGACTTAATTgagccgaactatttgacattgtAAACGTCTCGCGAATCTGGACGATTAAgttgttgccaactttttgaacacgcagattgtgccgatgtttttggtcacttagagtgttactatctgttggataactgagattagtgatatttttgaatctgaaaaatagacttgcccatacaaaacaccgaccaaaggaaaggtacttacaggattgttgaatttggtttcttctgaccccggggtgctctggagactgctagtgcactttcagattaagtttaaacagcacaacttgaattaatatatttttatgttattttagaaatttcttgtaagtacagaaacgcgcgacggcggtagtcgagtcaactttatttttcttttttcgtggcttggggtggcgggagtttttggcgcgaaccaaaggagtttttggaagggattcatggtcggtgtcctaacactatctatacggccaccttgaacgtccctaattattggacattctggatgttaCTAACTATTATGTATGTCgtcactatttgcttctgactgtactaCGTGTTAGCTATTTTTGATGTAGAGTAACCCGATAatcgtcaaatcaaatcaaaatcaaatatactttattgcacagaactagaatttcaacaatcagacataacacatgaatacagtacaatccATCCATtcgtccatcatcatcatcaatttaagagccatgctcttgtcggtgcagcatgctactttttagggaaaaataggacaatgGTCCACCGTTACCTTGTGataatttcgacgaacatccgtcttgcctttttgtaacttttttatgaaaatttgatatgatgttattgtcttgtttttgtgtgcgcccttttataataaactatttctattctattctattaatcTTACAGTTGATCTTATTGTTAGATAGAtgaaaaattaaacaaacaGTACAAATCCTGAGTTAACCTATATCTgtaagaataattaaaaaaaatcaatatcgATTACTCATAATACGCATAAATCTCGATAAACAATCATGCGTCGAAGATTATTGAAGTACTGCCCTAATTCGGTCTCACACGATAAATTGTGAAACATACCTAAACAAATATGATCGTAAATATACTGAAAACACTCCAGTTAATTGACTTGAAACCTTTGAAGTATCAAATTAGTTGCAAAACAAGTAAAGTGTAGCAGAATGTGCGTATTTCGTTTGTAAACATTATTGTGTCAGTCATCGATGGTGGTTGGAAGCCGAAGACAGATTGCTTCATCACCTACTTACTTTGCATCCTTACAATCTTTGTAATTGTAACAAATTGTATACAAAATAGTGTGTTACTTACCAACCCACTTGCTAAAATATTGACTGTGTTCTTGAAACTTCGTTAGTTGCGTTTGCAAGAATGTTTTTTCGGCAGaagtattcatttatttcagatatccCTGATATAATACGTAATAGCCCTgggggcttaaaaaggccacatcaaagcaattcatctaaaaaagcaccattgttatttgacatttgtgtgcattggtattggtattcgcgggccggtttccgcaactcgacgtctgtgcgcctattttgcgtgatacctgaaacggctggattactccagccagcctagttccccaaggaagtctaacagtcctttgacgttgctgaccacctcagggaggcaccccgtcaggccgaggtgcctggcccggtagttggcgactcctccacactccagtagaacatgagccgctgtctcctccacctccatgcaggctctgcacagggggctgtctgtgacacctagtgtgaacagatgtttgttgaaggcaccgtgaccagtaattaaaataaaacacatttgtgtgcattgcgcacttacttttatatgctcatatatgtcaaattgcagtattgtttttttagatgaatttgctcgatgtggcctttttaacccccctgttcgaAAAATGCgcgacttacatcgtagtgtcatggGTTCGAAGTCCGGCTCGGGTCCTAAACCCACTGAATTCATTTTGggtttcaattcatgtttgaattatagataattcatatcacgtggttttcaggatttgtgcctggttaatggcaaaatgcagctggcgaggtgtgggaGTGTATACTAGGTATACACCTATGCCTAGCccttagggatacaggcgtcatGCTCTATTTTGTcatttacctacctatttgctATATTGACTGTGTTGTTGGATCTTCGTTAGTTATGTTTGCACCGGGTAAAGCCACGTCGGCAAAGGATGTGAGAAGTGTTTTTTTGGCAGAAGAATCCAGTCCTTTATTGGTTTCGCGCCTGTACCTGGCTGTATGGGCATGCCCCttttgcctgtcctacggatAAGATAACCATAAATACATTATGGTTTGGTGTCTATAGATTCAGCCTtggtgaaaataattaattttcaaacAATAGTTGAAACGGTAGGTATATATTTCAAACAAAACGTGGAGTTACAATAATTTGAGTCGTCATGAgtctataaaataattaaaactggtAAACTAGTGGTTAAGCGAAATGAAAAAATGGCTTTTGTATAACAAACCCGACGATAATTGGACCTAAACTCGaaacactttttttattatccCTGGAATTGGAATTCAATGTTTCTGTAAGAAACGTTAATTTTTCCGCGTCTATTCtttcttgttttatttgtatCTACCCTCTTTCAAAGTCACATCACGTCCAACAGAAGTAAACCTTCGCAAATGTTAAAATCTGCTATAAATTCTGATTGCCTAGTACCTACTCTCAACTTTCTCTTCCTGATTTTCTTCTTATTCCTCAATATCCAGCAACATTTCTTCGCAAGAGTTTCTTCATGGTCAGAAGGAGTAGCATAAACTACTCACCACTCTTTTAAGCTGTTGCTTTACTCTTTTTCATTTTCTCACCTATACTGAAGCTTCTTCAATACAGTCTCTCGCCATCGAAAGGAGCAACGTCTTGTAATGGTTGCCTGGTACCTTCAGGCGGGTATCCCCAGCGGGGTCTTCCGCCGTTGCTGGCGACATACTGAGGTATACGGGAGTCACGCACCAACTCATACGCTACACGAGCTATTTCGCCCTGGTACTCTGATAGGCCAGTCTTGTACAGACGCGGGCGGACGTAGCCGAGAACTGAGGAAAACAAGATGGAGGTTAATAAAGAACAGTAGAATTCAAGGTGAATTTAAAACTTATCGACACAGAACCAgcttgaatttagaatttagatTCTAAAATTGAATTCaacaaaatgttaaaaatatctttctttttatttgtcaGATCAGGAAGTcggtttaaatttttaaattactttgatTTATGCTCATGCAACATGACTCATTTTTTTAGGAGCATAAACCAAAGCAATCTGCCATAAGGACTATGCTTTTAATTTAGTGGTACCGCTGCCGATCCAGGCGAACAaaacttaactttattttagtaCCTATGACAGCTCTAAAAGCATTATCATCCTTCTTTTACGATGAGTGCAAGAAAGAAACATAAGTATCAAATTAAACTTGTGCGTGCAATAATCGACGACGCAACTATAACCCGAAAATCGAAAGTAATtcgacaattgggtagtttcctaggtttcCTAGGTAAGGAAATtctgtaaataaaaacagatctaatactgaaaaaaaaaacgttttatttattctatttaaccTTTTAAgccttttttatgacgtcatacttagcgtgctttttcatacaaattccatagtaatttcgtgttttgtttgacgtttagtaaaaagtaactgatttgactagttggaaactaccctattcgtgatagccctgttcggagaacgcgtgagcGTCTTGGGTTCAAATTCCGACTCGGCCTCTaaacactgaattcgactttatgagtttaaattcatgcgCGCAATTCAAGCGCGCCGCCCGCTATAAAATGTGACTTAAACATATCTATCGAGGCGTGGGTGTGCatacaactctgcctactccttcggggataccAGCGTGATGTTAATCCGACAAGCAATGATAAAGCGTGATCACAGCCAAACGCCCTTGAAGTCCCTAGTCTGTTGAAGTGAACGAGTCTCTTTCATAGCTTTCTACGCAGTGCAAAGGAGATAAAAATAACAGACAGACACAAGGCTGAGATTTATATACACTTAGGCATTTATTAGTTCCTATTGGCTAATTTTACCTACTTGTTTCTGTGTTCCTGGTAAAAATGGACTGGTGATGGATGTTATAGCAGATCTGGAGTCATGATGCAAGCCAGATAACATTATTCTATTAGAATACTTACGGtaggtagaatagaatagaatagaatatgtttatttatcaaaaaaattaaacatgtatacattactggcggaccccgcactagggaaactTTGTATCGCAGAGGTCTTGAACATTTGTTGTTaccaaacacttttaaataaaccggcgagctagcctttcataACAGTACTATTAGAATAAACAAAAGCaagtaatagaaaacaataaaaaagttacattttatatgGCACATTTCacgacaaagaagaagataaaagtgAGTGGGTGAGTgggtcatataaaaaaaatataaaatgcttaAGTATCTTAGAAACAGAAGCTTGTCTAAGATGATTTTATTATGAatgtttcacggcgcattggcgttTCTGCAGtgtaatgtacatacatacatacataaactcacgcctatttcccaccgtagtaagcagaaactatagaattccatttgcttcgatcctgacacacttctcttgcttcctccactttcatcaatcgcttcatacacaaaTGCAGTGTGCAGTGTTTCTGCAGTGTAATGtcttgaaatataaataaatgatcaaAATCAACCGCATTTTTCGTGCGGGTCAGAACGACAGATGTACTTTGCGGAAAACTAGGAATTAGACAAAGGTCTGACGAGACttagtgtagatttgccgcatatggcattaactacttggccggacaaatggggagcgttaagggctctcacccggttcaaaaattaagacaacaggcttgagggtttTATTCGCCAGGCGAGAACCTCGGTTCAGAGCGTCTGAGAGTATCGTATTTGAGAGAATCTGCATTAGCGTGATTGGAAATTAAtattggggttatgtatacgtttttacaataaactaccagataatattttgaatttgtcagaaaataaatttaaagcttatgtgaaacttactttatgtaaaaaagcttattataagattaatgattacccaaatgataaaaatatcggGTAtagaatgtgttcctctagttattaaataacttttaaaaccctcattgatttaaaagatgtgttgctgttgtagtttcttgtcatttcttctcctcagccataacaccttgcgaaatgacataaattcaaaaatgttacattgaccttcaacaagatGATCCATGACAATTacgatgaataaatgattctgatttatatAGAACGTGGACCATTTAGTAGACATACAGTAGAAAAATCTTTGGTATGCAATGAACGGCGCGCAAAAGAAAAAGCTTTTACAATTCCAGtgtaagtaaacaaacaaatccATCATAGTTGGTGCATGTTTCGAGTATTTGTTTGTGCATTAAGATCATTCGCACAATTCGACTGTTGACTCACCAATAAGTATTCACCCTGCGACATCGTCGTGACTCCACGgtacaaacaaagataaaaaaaatataatattcactGTTATTATTATCCACGtacgttctacacgccctatctatggagtaatgaaaatggaggcgattactccaccgacaagagcgcagcttttaaataaagagagattatCCACGTTACATCATACCTACGATATGTAGGTagaagagcgcatcttaggcgttcctagattggagacttgtcgccatggccgaatacggccgGGAAAAGGATATTTGGGATATTGATATGTAGGTATTTCACTTAACTTTaggtaatgaaggactttccaatcggcgttccccaaaaacacgatagatggcgttgttaagttttcttttcgtttatacttctaatttcatggataacagacataatatgcatcttttatctttgtttttgggtataaatgatgaccctttttattacaccacggtacaattacaacttccacccataattattctgatccaaataaagagaagcaatgtaggcagcaacatcattctatacatactaatgtgatccaaataccaagcaacaattacttttatatatatttttttgaataattatgtacgccagcaatgagaaaataggtaattatcatgttaaaagtgaacaacgccatctatcgtgtgtttggggaacttAGCGGCTTATGGCCATTTACAAACTCCCTTTACCccacctcaccttatggttgactggaagaaatcgcttaaagcgataaaTCCGCcgtttgccatgtacctagttaagtctcttttgtaactattttcttttattttggtgcaattaagtattttgtatttgtttgtaaggacccagagggggtgaggttacgcccgatacgaattcgTGCGGGGCGGagggagagttaccgttcttatAGGTGCCTAGTATTATTATGTATCTATGATAAGACTAACTTCTAGTGCTGGTGTCTAGTGGCTTCAGCGTGGGCGCGTCCAGGTCTCGCTCGTACAAGTCGTGGGCTATCTTCATCAGCTCCGTGTCCTTGAGGGCCAGCTTCTGACCCTGGGGCACGAGCACCTCCTCGCTCTTCTCTTGTTCTTGTACCTCGTGGCAGGGACGCCGCTTCTTCACGCGAGGTACGAATGGGCGGGTTTTGAATTCTAGAATAATTAGCATAGGTCGGAAATTCGGTAGCATTTACCTAAACCTGAGAAAGTCGCCCTAGTATGcttagagttgatattaccgttcATCGCTTTACCTAACTTTTTAAAATAGTGAGTACCTAATTAATTTCTtcgttttttttgtaacatgtAAGGCGCTACATATACTGCGctatatagtataaaacaaagtcgctttttctgtccctacatccctatgtacgcttaaatctttaaaactacgcaacggattttgatgcggttttttttttaatagagtgattcaagaggtaggtttaaatgtataataaaatccattaaatagtagacaaatactgttatttttgaggtttttaatgtgatgtcgtaaataatttatttttttcctcagcattgcacatTCACAAAACATTCGAAACAGCTATGTAGTAAATTATTATGatagcaaataaaattatttatctatttatttattttaattacttaacagTTTCTTGTgcacagaacaggatataaaaacaatcaggctaacacaagacagacaaacgattcagcttatttctagtagaaatctcttccagcggaccgggaaagagataaacttaaaaactaagagagaattattgctattttaaaaaTTGTAGGAGTTGCGTgtattataccttattctactatattcgatattattcgaaTCTGGCGGGTTATAATGTGTAATTGTGTACCTACATTTAGTGAGTGTATGAATAGGAACTTTTGCAACTGTTAGGCCTTctaagtgtacagtcatgagcactataatgtacccactttaaaactctgtcgcactaacattattgacatttagtgagacttagggtggcttgcgtaagggtctttaaacatgtttagtgggcCACTAAACATATTTAAAGACCCTTATGCAAGCCAcccttacagtacaatttgtcaaaaaagttaacgtgacatggtaccaaagtgtatacatattaatgctcgtgaccgtatgtaccTGGATTGAGATGTGCGCAGTAGTCGTTAAAGTACGTGGACTGTCCGCGAAGACTCTTCATGGTCTTCTTGATGAACTCCTTGATGTCCTCGTCATTCATCTCTTTCTGTGAATAAAGCTCAACATACTTAACTTGTATGATGTTAATGCTGTCTTGCCACGACATGATTGTGGGTGACATCTCTATACAATATTAGATACAGTAGGGATGTTATTCGAATGACCAAGTAAGGAATAAGTTCCTTCGTTTATGTACccaaatggccccgattcctgcagacaccgcctaattttattttaagttatatccgtcattttcatatccgtcgaaaaggaatgggacggatgattcacagctcttaattttaggaagaatgagtcaatgaatgaataacccaggcgaatcaaaaggtacgtcgctggtatgcaatccgtttgacgtgctgtctacttaactgtgtcgggttattgacggatgtaaaatttttagacggttggtttagatttgtgcttaaaattgacgtgtgttccataaattttatgcttgtcgattacccgtccctttccttttcggcggataagaaaatgacagatataacttaaaataaaattagatagtatttacaggaattagcaccaatgtcaatgtgtagttttGACGTCTGTAACAGCAAATTGTCTTTGCTGCCTACATTGTCGGAGTAGGTTGGTTATTTATAGATGTAAGTATGTTACTATTTGGATTGTAAAGAAGGGAGTATTTATTTTGCCGAGCAGTGGGATCTaggttatataaaataaaacattacctACTCAATTCAATGAGAAAGTTCAGTTATTCTAACGTTGTATACCTACAATATCCAAGTACGTTGTGACAACAGTTctaatagtaggtaggtaagtcaTAGGCCTCATACGTCTGCTTTAGACGATTGATGACGATCACTGTCGCAAAATCgaggctgtgcaagccaattctgGGGCGACTAATTCTACCGCAAACTTTGCAGGAGAAAAGCATTCGGCATATGGAATGTTGTAGGCTTGGTGTCATTTCGCGTATTGGCTTGCCTTTCCTGTGAAgtcaggtaagtaggtacttagtaataatatgaacttacatcctgttttcctttttttgggTCCAACCATATCCCTTCTAACTTCGCATATCTGTCTTCGGGCCGACatctaaaaatacaaaatcCGTTATCATTAGATAGGATCACAACACAATCTCACCCACAATCCTTAAAGGGGTGGTCAGTGCCACAAATAATCGGAAAACAACTTTCGAAATGCGACTATTGTTGTGATGCATAATGAACCTCTCCACAATGCACTTTGTCAACACTGTAaaacttacggtttcattttcCTAATAGGATGTTCTCTGTATTCATCGAAATATTCCGTCAGGAACGACATGATTCACtcaattgatttattttttta is drawn from Pectinophora gossypiella chromosome 19, ilPecGoss1.1, whole genome shotgun sequence and contains these coding sequences:
- the LOC126375719 gene encoding uncharacterized protein LOC126375719 isoform X1 gives rise to the protein MQNCDNPAYYERKNHARKIGCGIRLSSPRRCRPEDRYAKLEGIWLDPKKGKQDKEMNDEDIKEFIKKTMKSLRGQSTYFNDYCAHLNPEFKTRPFVPRVKKRRPCHEVQEQEKSEEVLVPQGQKLALKDTELMKIAHDLYERDLDAPTLKPLDTSTRILGYVRPRLYKTGLSEYQGEIARVAYELVRDSRIPQYVASNGGRPRWGYPPEGTRQPLQDVAPFDGERLY
- the LOC126375719 gene encoding uncharacterized protein LOC126375719 isoform X2 is translated as MSFLTEYFDEYREHPIRKMKPCRPEDRYAKLEGIWLDPKKGKQDKEMNDEDIKEFIKKTMKSLRGQSTYFNDYCAHLNPEFKTRPFVPRVKKRRPCHEVQEQEKSEEVLVPQGQKLALKDTELMKIAHDLYERDLDAPTLKPLDTSTRILGYVRPRLYKTGLSEYQGEIARVAYELVRDSRIPQYVASNGGRPRWGYPPEGTRQPLQDVAPFDGERLY